A genomic segment from Polyangium mundeleinium encodes:
- a CDS encoding Kelch repeat-containing protein produces the protein MSQRRASLALASTLLAALAVSSVTSCVLIAEIDYDLIPEDTDAPDAGTGGSAPDSGSDAGCTADTACDDQNPCTADACTDGACVSTPLAIGTTCGTPAPCVEDLTCDAAGACVPKPVTTDDGDPCTTDACDPQTGAISHTAVGGACLTWVPLSQQNAPSPRFNHTAIWTGKHMIIWGGERGGLDPLLGDGALYDPMSKTWTPMSSVNAPSPRFGHTAIWTGTVMMVWGGYSTNGTVGAGAFYHPDTDTWTAIPTMNEPTPRIRHSAVATGSYMIVWGGTSGSNQPLLSGGRYHIATKTWSPTTTMGAPSPRTQHSATWAGDRMVVWGGMDFFDWLGDGAMYSPSDNAWTAKTSMTNAASFRESHTAVWTGSEIYIWGGWNGGPYLDTGAIFAPLTGAQGTWTPMTTTGAPSPRRSHVAVWTGSSMIVWGGCGDLVCTGSLGDGGRYTPGMNGGTWEPIPEVPALSSRRDATAVWTGSRILVWGGRDTKGALGTGAEAQP, from the coding sequence ATGTCTCAACGCCGCGCGTCGCTCGCCCTCGCGAGCACGCTCCTCGCCGCGCTCGCCGTGTCGTCGGTCACGAGCTGCGTGCTCATCGCCGAGATCGATTACGATCTCATCCCCGAAGACACGGATGCCCCGGACGCAGGCACCGGCGGCAGCGCGCCCGACAGCGGCAGCGACGCAGGCTGCACCGCGGACACCGCCTGCGACGACCAGAACCCCTGCACAGCCGACGCCTGCACCGACGGCGCGTGTGTCTCCACGCCCCTCGCGATAGGCACCACGTGCGGCACGCCCGCCCCCTGCGTCGAGGACCTCACCTGCGACGCAGCAGGCGCATGCGTGCCGAAGCCCGTCACGACAGACGACGGCGATCCCTGCACGACCGACGCCTGCGACCCGCAAACGGGCGCGATCTCGCACACGGCGGTCGGCGGCGCCTGCCTCACGTGGGTCCCGTTGTCCCAGCAGAACGCGCCGTCGCCGCGCTTCAACCACACCGCGATCTGGACCGGCAAGCACATGATCATCTGGGGCGGCGAGCGCGGCGGCCTCGATCCGCTGCTCGGCGACGGCGCCCTCTACGATCCGATGTCGAAGACATGGACGCCGATGAGCAGCGTCAACGCCCCCTCCCCGCGCTTCGGACACACAGCCATCTGGACGGGCACCGTCATGATGGTGTGGGGCGGCTATTCGACGAACGGGACGGTCGGCGCAGGCGCATTCTACCACCCCGACACGGATACCTGGACCGCGATCCCAACGATGAACGAGCCCACGCCGCGCATCCGGCACTCGGCCGTCGCAACAGGCTCGTACATGATCGTCTGGGGAGGCACCTCGGGGAGCAACCAGCCGCTGCTCTCCGGCGGCCGCTACCACATCGCCACGAAGACCTGGTCCCCAACGACCACGATGGGCGCGCCGAGCCCGCGCACGCAGCACTCCGCGACCTGGGCCGGCGATCGCATGGTCGTATGGGGCGGCATGGACTTCTTCGATTGGCTCGGCGACGGCGCGATGTACTCGCCGAGCGACAACGCATGGACGGCAAAGACCTCCATGACGAACGCAGCGTCGTTCCGCGAATCCCACACAGCCGTATGGACCGGCTCGGAGATCTACATCTGGGGCGGCTGGAACGGCGGGCCCTACCTCGACACAGGCGCCATCTTCGCGCCCCTGACCGGCGCGCAAGGCACATGGACGCCCATGACCACCACAGGCGCGCCAAGCCCGCGCCGCTCGCACGTCGCCGTCTGGACCGGGTCGTCGATGATCGTCTGGGGCGGCTGCGGAGATCTCGTCTGCACCGGGAGCCTCGGCGACGGCGGGCGATACACGCCCGGCATGAACGGCGGGACCTGGGAGCCCATCCCCGAAGTGCCCGCCCTGAGCTCACGCCGCGACGCAACCGCCGTATGGACAGGCTCGCGCATCCTCGTGTGGGGCGGTCGCGACACCAAAGGCGCACTCGGCACCGGCGCCGAGGCGCAGCCCTGA